A genome region from Gemmatimonadaceae bacterium includes the following:
- a CDS encoding glycosyltransferase N-terminal domain-containing protein, giving the protein MHSLIRIPYGAAGAMSRLAVAMAPAGDSKFFRAMTARRGLLGRYVAWSSSSRDPARPLLWVHAPSVGEGLQALPVLERFRAQRPDAQVAYTFFSPSAERFAQGVGADFHDYLPFDAAGDTALALDSLRPTAIVFSKLDVWPLLVEQAAARGVKVGLLSATVPESSRRRSGLALLALRDAYASLDVVGAISPSDAERLLGMGVRGDRMTVTGDTRYDQVWAKANAPSESRDALLQRYDDPRPTLVAGSTWPSDEQRLLPAWIQARRQLPQTRLIIAPHELSEAHLAAIVKWARESSLSLSRTSETMSKPTDVVLVDQYGILADMYALGHAAYVGGGFHDAGLHSMLEPAAYGAPVLIGPMHADNRDARLLTGGGGAVRCPGSGDITARILAWFRNPQVLRKAGASARRVVEAGIGAADRSTELVLSLFQRRSPGNFGTENDTDPRCERHSQRPRGTANKR; this is encoded by the coding sequence ATGCACTCGTTGATTCGCATTCCGTATGGTGCGGCCGGTGCGATGAGCCGCCTTGCCGTCGCCATGGCGCCGGCGGGAGATTCAAAATTCTTCAGAGCGATGACGGCGCGGCGAGGCCTGCTCGGTCGCTACGTTGCGTGGTCATCTTCGAGCCGCGATCCGGCGCGCCCGCTTCTCTGGGTGCACGCCCCGTCGGTGGGCGAAGGACTGCAGGCCCTGCCGGTGCTCGAGCGTTTCCGTGCGCAGCGTCCTGACGCGCAGGTCGCTTACACATTTTTCTCTCCGAGCGCGGAGCGGTTCGCGCAGGGCGTGGGCGCCGATTTTCACGATTACCTCCCGTTCGACGCAGCGGGCGACACGGCGCTCGCGCTCGACTCGCTGAGGCCGACGGCGATCGTGTTCAGCAAGCTCGACGTGTGGCCGCTGCTCGTGGAGCAGGCGGCTGCGCGCGGCGTAAAGGTGGGCCTGCTGAGCGCGACCGTTCCCGAATCGTCGAGGCGGCGTTCGGGGCTGGCGCTGCTCGCGTTGCGCGATGCGTACGCCTCGCTCGACGTCGTCGGCGCAATTTCTCCGTCGGACGCGGAGCGTCTGCTCGGCATGGGAGTTCGAGGCGACCGCATGACGGTCACCGGCGACACGCGCTACGACCAAGTGTGGGCGAAGGCGAATGCGCCGAGCGAATCCCGTGATGCGCTGCTCCAGCGATACGACGATCCGCGGCCGACGCTTGTGGCGGGGTCCACATGGCCCTCGGATGAGCAGCGGCTTCTTCCCGCGTGGATCCAGGCGCGGCGGCAACTTCCACAGACGCGATTGATCATCGCGCCGCACGAGCTTTCCGAGGCGCATCTCGCGGCAATTGTGAAGTGGGCCCGCGAGAGCTCGCTGTCGCTTTCACGCACCAGCGAGACAATGTCGAAGCCAACCGACGTGGTGCTCGTGGATCAGTACGGAATTCTCGCCGACATGTACGCGCTGGGCCATGCGGCATACGTGGGCGGCGGATTCCACGACGCGGGGTTGCACTCGATGCTCGAGCCGGCCGCTTACGGCGCGCCCGTGCTGATCGGGCCGATGCACGCGGACAACCGCGACGCGCGACTGCTCACGGGAGGCGGCGGCGCGGTGAGATGCCCGGGCTCTGGTGACATCACGGCGCGCATTCTTGCCTGGTTCAGAAATCCGCAGGTTCTGCGCAAGGCAGGCGCGTCGGCGAGGCGCGTTGTCGAGGCGGGGATTGGAGCTGCTGACAGGTCCACCGAGTTGGTGCTGTCGCTGTTCCAGAGACGCAGTCCTGGAAACTTCGGAACCGAGAACGACACAGATCCGAGATGTGAGAGGCATAGTCAGCGGCCGCGAGGTACTGCCAATAAGCGGTGA
- a CDS encoding thioredoxin domain-containing protein — protein MPIHRVNFGAALVAILLLLACSPANSNPRPTDAAASAAAPTKTTAPATDLVVAAADHGRVDGDSTARTWVIIASDFQCPYCKQWHDESYKTFINEYVRSGKVKVAYINFPLGQHQHAVITAEAAMCASAQNKFWQYHDALFNSQKQWTPMPDPRPVLDSIARTVGVDVAEWSKCVDSKRMLPLIMADHDRAESAGVQSTPSFIVGDSILAGALPFADMRPVLDAAIAKSGSAPTH, from the coding sequence ATGCCGATACACCGAGTCAACTTTGGTGCCGCGCTTGTTGCGATCCTGTTGTTGCTGGCTTGCAGCCCCGCCAATTCAAACCCGCGGCCAACCGACGCTGCCGCTTCGGCGGCAGCGCCGACGAAGACGACCGCACCCGCCACCGACCTCGTCGTTGCCGCCGCTGATCACGGACGTGTGGACGGCGACAGCACCGCCAGAACGTGGGTCATCATCGCCAGCGACTTCCAGTGCCCGTACTGCAAGCAGTGGCACGACGAATCATACAAGACATTCATCAACGAATACGTACGCAGCGGAAAGGTAAAGGTTGCGTACATCAACTTTCCGCTCGGCCAGCACCAGCACGCGGTGATCACGGCCGAGGCGGCGATGTGCGCGAGCGCACAGAACAAATTCTGGCAGTACCACGACGCACTGTTCAATTCGCAGAAGCAGTGGACTCCGATGCCCGATCCCCGTCCGGTGCTCGACTCCATCGCGCGGACCGTGGGAGTGGACGTAGCGGAGTGGAGCAAGTGCGTGGATTCGAAGCGAATGCTGCCGCTGATCATGGCGGACCACGACCGCGCCGAGTCGGCAGGGGTGCAATCCACTCCGAGCTTCATAGTCGGCGATTCGATTCTCGCGGGCGCGCTGCCGTTCGCCGACATGCGGCCGGTGCTCGACGCCGCGATAGCGAAGAGCGGAAGCGCTCCGACGCATTGA
- a CDS encoding TPM domain-containing protein encodes MALAATLVLPLPAAAQEPVIPSPTGLVNDFAHVLDSGAIERMTRIAEDVRAKSRGEIAIVTLPDLGGRDVADVALRIGREWKVGKVGTPGDPTRNAGAVILLVPKETSSDNRGRCFVLTGQGTEGFITDATAGDICRTATPDFINRDYSSGLERVTLLTAERFASEFNFSLDTSLVPPAPVRREPGSSGGGIPPIVILIIFFVVLSILSSASRRGGRGGRSGCGDGLPLLLLMGSSGGRRSGGGGWGGGGFGGGGGGFGGFGGGGGFSGGGGGSNW; translated from the coding sequence GTGGCGCTGGCCGCAACTCTGGTGCTGCCTCTGCCCGCTGCGGCGCAGGAGCCGGTGATCCCTTCACCTACCGGACTCGTCAACGATTTCGCCCACGTGCTCGACTCCGGAGCCATCGAGCGGATGACGCGAATCGCCGAGGACGTGCGAGCGAAATCGCGTGGCGAGATAGCGATCGTTACCCTTCCTGATCTCGGTGGGCGCGACGTCGCCGATGTGGCGCTGCGCATCGGTCGGGAGTGGAAGGTCGGAAAAGTCGGCACGCCCGGTGATCCCACGCGGAACGCCGGCGCCGTCATCCTCCTGGTCCCGAAGGAAACAAGCTCCGACAATCGCGGCCGCTGTTTCGTCCTCACGGGGCAGGGGACGGAGGGATTCATCACCGACGCCACCGCCGGCGACATCTGCCGCACGGCGACCCCGGACTTCATCAACCGCGATTATTCCTCGGGTCTCGAGCGGGTGACGCTGCTCACAGCCGAGCGCTTCGCGTCGGAGTTCAATTTCTCTCTCGATACCTCGCTCGTTCCCCCCGCACCGGTGCGGCGGGAGCCAGGGTCGTCGGGTGGCGGAATTCCGCCGATTGTCATCCTCATCATCTTCTTCGTCGTGCTGAGCATTCTCAGTAGCGCCAGCCGGCGCGGAGGGCGAGGAGGCCGGAGCGGATGCGGAGATGGCCTGCCGCTCCTTCTCCTGATGGGCAGCAGCGGAGGACGGAGATCCGGTGGCGGTGGCTGGGGCGGCGGCGGATTCGGTGGTGGTGGCGGGGGCTTCGGCGGATTCGGCGGCGGGGGCGGATTCTCCGGTGGCGGCGGGGGATCCAACTGGTAA
- a CDS encoding nucleotidyltransferase domain-containing protein, translating to MAMTLNELVSQLRNAYGSTLQSVILYGSAVAGEHIAKKSDYNVLVILDAVPLDRLAAVGAVLRAWADGGNPPPMTFTSAEWKSSSDVFPMEYADILERHSVLYGEDATQGITVSRANLRLQVEQQALGKLLHLRRGAMAAGDDSGEQMRLIEASLSAIMVVFRGVVRLHGEVPSQDYSELSADVARKAGFDATPVERAVEHVRGTMKLKRADAGMVLAGYMAGMEALVAYLDRFTA from the coding sequence ATGGCAATGACACTGAATGAGCTTGTATCGCAGCTTCGCAACGCGTACGGCAGCACGCTGCAGTCCGTGATTCTCTATGGCTCGGCAGTCGCCGGGGAGCACATCGCGAAGAAGTCGGATTACAACGTGCTCGTGATACTCGACGCTGTTCCGCTCGACCGGCTCGCCGCGGTGGGAGCGGTGCTGCGCGCGTGGGCGGACGGCGGCAATCCTCCTCCGATGACCTTCACGAGCGCCGAGTGGAAGTCGTCATCCGACGTGTTTCCGATGGAGTACGCGGACATACTGGAGCGGCACAGCGTGCTCTACGGCGAGGATGCGACCCAGGGCATCACCGTGTCCAGAGCCAACCTGAGACTCCAGGTCGAGCAGCAGGCGCTGGGCAAGCTGCTGCATCTGAGGCGCGGCGCGATGGCAGCGGGCGATGACTCCGGCGAGCAGATGAGGCTCATCGAGGCGAGCCTGAGCGCGATCATGGTGGTTTTTCGCGGCGTCGTGCGCCTGCACGGGGAAGTGCCGTCGCAGGATTATTCGGAGCTCAGTGCCGATGTCGCGCGGAAGGCGGGGTTCGACGCAACGCCGGTCGAACGCGCCGTCGAGCACGTGCGCGGAACCATGAAACTGAAGCGCGCGGATGCCGGCATGGTGCTCGCGGGGTACATGGCCGGCATGGAGGCGCTGGTGGCGTATCTCGACCGGTTCACGGCATAA
- a CDS encoding LemA family protein, which translates to MKRRYLAILAPLALSGCGYNRIQTLDETASSAKQQIEVQLQRRADLVPNLVNTVKGYAAHEEGVFTQVANARAALSGAVRSGDPAQQVAADAQLTGALGRLLAIAEAYPQLKADQTFLRLQDELSGTENRIAVSRSDYNAAVRDYNTYIRGFPQVLTAKVTGAKSRPYYDAPPVSDSAPAVDFSKPAAPAK; encoded by the coding sequence ATGAAACGCCGCTATCTAGCCATTCTCGCACCGCTTGCGCTCTCAGGGTGTGGATACAACAGGATTCAAACGCTCGACGAGACCGCATCGTCCGCCAAGCAGCAGATCGAGGTGCAGCTCCAGCGCCGCGCCGATCTCGTGCCGAATCTCGTGAATACCGTGAAGGGATATGCGGCGCACGAGGAGGGAGTGTTCACGCAGGTCGCCAATGCACGCGCCGCCCTGAGCGGCGCCGTCCGGAGTGGTGATCCGGCTCAACAGGTTGCCGCCGATGCGCAACTCACCGGAGCGCTGGGACGGCTTCTGGCGATTGCCGAAGCGTATCCTCAGCTCAAGGCCGACCAGACGTTCCTGCGTCTCCAGGACGAGCTCTCGGGGACCGAGAACAGGATCGCCGTGTCGCGCAGCGACTACAACGCGGCGGTGCGTGATTACAACACGTACATTCGCGGGTTTCCGCAGGTGCTGACGGCGAAGGTAACCGGAGCAAAGTCGCGCCCATACTACGATGCGCCGCCTGTCTCCGATTCCGCTCCCGCCGTCGATTTTTCGAAACCGGCAGCACCCGCGAAGTAA
- a CDS encoding SusC/RagA family TonB-linked outer membrane protein: protein MRTTRTFLMSLLLLGLFSTSAWAQTRRINGRVTALGSTDPIPSATVNVVGTTFGAVTDADGRFSVTAPEGPVTLRVRRIGYAPKNIAVASGLTEVAISLPRDVLELDKQVITGTATTVASVNAPNAVTVLSTDQINRVPAQTLDNALQGKIPGAIVSTNSGAPGGGTQIQLRGVNTINGAFSPIYVVDGVIVNNSAISNGLNVITQASRSGGVANFASSQDQMVNRIADLNPNDIESIQVLKGPSASSIYGSVGANGVIIISTKKGRAGKTTLDMTQRFGTYTLANKLGPFLCFKSADEAADGGWIGGGKDATLFNAATNKCHDYEEEFYGNNKLAYQTVASLRGATSSGTNFFISGLAQHDNGLAPNDFYQKQSLRVNVGHQLGTRLSLQANTEILHSLTQRGVSGNDNTGINPYTTFSQTPSFIDLQRQPDGTFPKNPQRAVGNSNPFQNADLVKTPENVFRLIGSATGSYNILAAERQTLDLTMTGGVDAYNDEAKVISPATAYVEQVNANPGTLVLTNANVVHANLNGTLAHRLITNAFSATTSGGFRQTRREINQVNNIGRGVFPGVTNVGLAVQTFINQAQSTDKVFALFAQEELLALNERLLLTAGINSERSSNNGDASKMNAYPKFAASLRLPEMLPKVNEMKLRLAWGRAGTQPTAGKFTFLTTLFNEGRSGLRASTVKGFSGIKPETATELEGGFDLQAFNGRSRLSFSQWRKTVTDLLLQANTAPSTGFTSQYINGGKIVNNGTEVELGITPIQTDRLEWVSNTTFSRFKGKVTELPVPAFNPGVGSFGSRFGNVFIQKGESPTVIQAVNECAVAVAPRSATAPFGGSCPSASRILHFVGDAMPDFTMGFSNDFTFGPIRLGSLFDWRKGGDVINLTNNYFDSGLLGDTAVGNNRVTAFRGGKAVYVEDAGFVKLRELTLAYQLPAALASRLFNGRAEAARIELSGRNLITWTNYTGLDPEVSNFSNVALGRIQDVTPYPPSRSFFFSINATF from the coding sequence GTGAGAACAACTCGTACGTTCTTAATGTCGCTCCTGCTGCTCGGGCTGTTCAGCACGAGCGCATGGGCGCAAACGCGGCGCATCAACGGCCGCGTCACCGCATTAGGCAGCACCGATCCTATCCCTTCGGCGACTGTAAACGTTGTCGGCACCACGTTTGGCGCCGTCACCGACGCTGACGGCAGGTTCTCGGTCACTGCACCTGAAGGTCCTGTCACTCTGCGCGTGCGCAGAATCGGCTACGCTCCGAAGAATATCGCGGTGGCGTCCGGGCTCACCGAAGTGGCGATCAGCCTGCCGAGAGACGTCCTCGAGCTCGACAAGCAGGTCATCACGGGAACAGCGACGACGGTTGCATCGGTCAACGCGCCGAACGCCGTCACCGTTCTGTCCACCGACCAGATCAACCGCGTTCCGGCACAGACGCTCGACAACGCGCTGCAGGGCAAGATCCCCGGCGCGATCGTCTCCACGAACTCCGGCGCGCCGGGCGGTGGAACGCAGATCCAGCTCCGCGGCGTCAACACGATCAACGGTGCGTTCAGCCCCATCTACGTCGTGGACGGAGTCATCGTCAACAACTCGGCGATCTCCAACGGCCTGAACGTCATCACACAGGCCTCGCGCTCCGGCGGCGTCGCGAACTTCGCGTCGAGCCAGGACCAGATGGTCAACCGCATCGCCGACCTCAACCCGAACGACATCGAGAGCATCCAGGTCCTGAAGGGACCCTCGGCGAGCTCGATCTACGGATCGGTTGGAGCCAACGGCGTAATCATCATCAGCACCAAGAAGGGCCGCGCCGGCAAGACGACGCTCGACATGACTCAGCGATTCGGCACCTACACGCTGGCGAACAAGCTCGGACCGTTCCTCTGCTTCAAGTCGGCTGATGAAGCCGCGGACGGCGGCTGGATCGGCGGCGGAAAGGATGCGACCCTCTTCAATGCGGCGACGAACAAGTGCCACGACTACGAAGAGGAGTTCTACGGCAACAACAAGCTCGCCTACCAGACTGTCGCTTCGCTGCGTGGCGCCACGAGCAGCGGAACCAACTTCTTCATCTCCGGCCTCGCTCAGCACGACAACGGACTCGCTCCGAACGACTTCTATCAGAAGCAGTCGCTTCGCGTGAACGTCGGCCACCAGCTCGGAACGCGGCTCAGCCTGCAGGCCAATACCGAAATCCTGCACTCGCTCACCCAGCGCGGTGTCAGCGGTAACGACAACACCGGTATCAACCCGTACACGACGTTCTCGCAGACGCCGAGCTTCATTGATCTTCAGCGTCAGCCGGACGGCACGTTCCCGAAGAATCCGCAGCGCGCGGTCGGGAACAGCAATCCGTTCCAGAACGCCGACCTTGTCAAGACTCCGGAAAACGTCTTCCGTCTCATCGGAAGCGCCACCGGCAGCTACAACATCCTCGCGGCCGAGCGGCAGACGCTTGACCTGACGATGACGGGCGGTGTGGACGCTTACAATGACGAGGCGAAGGTCATCTCGCCTGCGACGGCGTATGTCGAGCAGGTGAACGCGAACCCCGGCACGCTGGTTCTGACGAATGCCAACGTCGTGCACGCGAACCTCAACGGGACCCTGGCTCACCGGCTGATCACGAACGCCTTCAGCGCGACGACATCCGGCGGATTCCGTCAGACGCGCCGCGAAATCAATCAGGTCAACAACATCGGCCGCGGCGTGTTCCCCGGCGTGACCAACGTCGGCCTCGCTGTTCAGACTTTCATCAACCAGGCTCAGAGCACCGACAAGGTGTTCGCGCTGTTCGCGCAGGAAGAGCTGCTCGCGCTGAACGAGCGCCTGCTCCTGACCGCAGGGATCAATAGCGAGCGGTCGAGCAACAATGGCGACGCGAGCAAGATGAACGCGTATCCGAAGTTCGCCGCCTCGCTGCGCCTGCCCGAGATGCTTCCCAAAGTCAACGAGATGAAGCTCCGTCTGGCCTGGGGCAGGGCTGGTACCCAGCCGACGGCAGGCAAGTTCACGTTCCTCACGACGCTGTTCAACGAAGGACGCTCCGGTCTGCGCGCCTCGACGGTCAAGGGTTTCTCCGGAATCAAGCCGGAAACCGCGACCGAGCTCGAAGGCGGCTTCGATCTCCAGGCGTTCAACGGACGTAGCCGCCTGTCGTTCTCACAGTGGCGGAAAACGGTCACCGACCTGCTCCTGCAGGCCAACACGGCGCCGTCCACCGGCTTCACGAGCCAGTACATCAACGGTGGGAAGATCGTCAACAACGGAACCGAGGTCGAACTCGGCATCACGCCGATCCAGACCGACCGGCTCGAGTGGGTCTCGAACACCACCTTCTCGCGCTTCAAGGGCAAGGTGACGGAGCTCCCGGTGCCGGCATTCAATCCTGGCGTCGGATCGTTCGGAAGCCGCTTCGGAAACGTCTTCATCCAGAAGGGTGAGTCGCCGACCGTCATTCAGGCGGTGAACGAGTGCGCAGTGGCCGTCGCGCCGCGCAGCGCCACGGCGCCGTTCGGCGGAAGCTGCCCGTCAGCCAGCCGCATTCTGCACTTCGTGGGTGATGCGATGCCCGATTTCACCATGGGCTTCAGCAACGACTTCACCTTCGGCCCCATCCGCCTCGGCTCGCTCTTCGACTGGCGCAAGGGTGGTGACGTGATCAACCTCACGAACAACTATTTCGACTCTGGCCTTCTCGGCGACACGGCAGTCGGTAACAACCGCGTGACGGCATTCCGCGGCGGCAAGGCAGTATATGTGGAGGATGCCGGCTTTGTGAAGCTTCGCGAGCTGACGCTGGCGTACCAGCTCCCGGCTGCCCTCGCGAGCCGCCTGTTCAACGGGCGCGCTGAGGCGGCGAGAATCGAGTTGAGCGGTCGCAACCTGATCACGTGGACCAACTACACGGGCCTCGATCCGGAAGTGTCGAACTTCTCGAACGTCGCCCTTGGACGCATTCAGGACGTGACGCCGTATCCGCCAAGCAGAAGCTTCTTCTTCTCAATCAACGCCACCTTCTAG